In Opitutaceae bacterium TAV5, one genomic interval encodes:
- a CDS encoding biopolymer transporter ExbB gives MKRPIRFRLKNALFGLVALVGLPGVVHAWWNDEWTLRKQLIIDTTPAGAGIADPVGGAPVLVRLHIGNFQFDQARPDGADVRFVGEDDKTVLPYHIASFDSLLGEAFVWVRVSDIKPGAQTAVWLYYGNRTAPSSENAKGTYDTDTILAWHFGERGQPARDFSGNENHAANPGIPADGTLIGTGLRFDGNSALTVPATPSLAWPAGSPLTWSAWVKPATLSGRAVLFGRRNGPQNAFIIGTEQGIPFVEIASGGEPRRTPAAAPLAVNAWQHLAVVADGARVTLYVDGQSYATLDAALPALDTPATLGGDRATSDAAVTFGFTGELVEFQLSRTARPSGFIRFLAASQGGESGARAVLFSEEEHSGGGGGDHSGYFTVIIRNLTFDGWVVIVILAVMSAISIAVMVAKNGYIDAVRKGNERFLKLFNERVATDLTVLDNAGTHQISSLGGQLTDAERRLIARAPLYRLYHIGAEEIRKRLSEVKAGEEKSLSSHAIKAITASLDGGRVREQQRLNKQMVLLTIAISGGPFLGLLGTVVGVMITFAAVAMAGDVNVNAIAPGIAAALLATVAGLAVAIPALFGYNYLLTRVKDVTADMQVFVDEFVTKVAEFYPKRASEKSRLAGTEN, from the coding sequence ATGAAACGACCGATCCGGTTCCGGTTAAAAAACGCGTTGTTCGGCCTTGTGGCCCTCGTCGGTCTTCCCGGCGTGGTCCACGCCTGGTGGAACGACGAGTGGACGCTGCGCAAGCAACTCATCATCGACACGACGCCGGCCGGCGCCGGCATCGCCGATCCGGTGGGCGGCGCGCCTGTCCTCGTCCGCCTGCATATCGGCAACTTCCAGTTTGACCAGGCACGGCCGGACGGAGCCGACGTCCGCTTCGTCGGCGAGGACGACAAGACCGTCCTGCCGTATCACATCGCCTCGTTCGACTCGCTTCTCGGCGAGGCATTTGTGTGGGTGCGTGTCTCCGACATAAAACCCGGCGCGCAGACCGCTGTCTGGCTGTATTACGGCAACCGGACCGCGCCTTCCTCCGAAAACGCAAAAGGTACTTATGATACGGATACGATTCTGGCGTGGCACTTCGGCGAACGCGGTCAACCCGCTCGCGATTTTTCCGGCAACGAAAACCATGCCGCCAATCCCGGTATTCCGGCCGACGGCACGCTCATCGGCACCGGTCTGCGTTTTGACGGCAACAGCGCCCTCACCGTGCCGGCGACGCCTTCGCTCGCCTGGCCGGCCGGTTCCCCGCTGACGTGGTCGGCCTGGGTGAAGCCCGCCACGCTTTCCGGTCGCGCCGTCCTTTTCGGCCGGCGCAACGGTCCGCAGAACGCTTTTATTATCGGCACGGAGCAAGGGATTCCGTTCGTTGAAATTGCCAGCGGTGGCGAGCCTCGCCGCACGCCGGCGGCCGCGCCGCTGGCCGTCAACGCCTGGCAGCATCTCGCCGTCGTTGCCGACGGCGCTCGCGTCACCCTCTACGTCGACGGGCAAAGCTATGCCACGCTCGACGCCGCCCTTCCCGCGCTCGACACGCCCGCCACCCTGGGCGGCGACCGCGCCACGTCCGACGCCGCGGTCACCTTCGGCTTCACCGGCGAACTCGTCGAATTCCAGCTTTCCCGCACCGCCCGCCCGTCCGGCTTCATCCGATTCCTCGCTGCTTCCCAGGGCGGAGAGTCCGGCGCGCGCGCCGTTCTCTTCAGCGAAGAGGAGCATTCCGGCGGCGGTGGCGGGGATCATTCCGGCTATTTCACGGTCATCATCCGGAATCTCACCTTCGACGGCTGGGTGGTGATCGTCATCCTTGCGGTGATGAGCGCGATCAGCATCGCGGTGATGGTGGCAAAAAATGGATACATCGACGCCGTGCGCAAAGGAAACGAGCGTTTCCTGAAGCTCTTCAACGAGCGTGTCGCCACCGATCTGACCGTCCTCGACAACGCGGGAACGCACCAGATTTCCTCGCTCGGCGGCCAGCTCACCGATGCCGAGCGCAGGCTGATCGCGCGCGCGCCGCTCTACCGGCTCTACCACATCGGCGCCGAGGAAATTCGCAAACGCCTTTCCGAGGTGAAGGCGGGCGAGGAAAAATCGCTTTCGTCGCACGCGATCAAGGCGATCACCGCCAGTCTCGATGGCGGCCGCGTCCGCGAGCAACAACGCCTCAACAAGCAGATGGTGCTGCTCACCATCGCCATCTCGGGCGGTCCGTTTCTCGGACTGCTCGGCACGGTGGTCGGCGTCATGATCACCTTCGCCGCCGTAGCGATGGCGGGCGACGTCAACGTCAACGCGATCGCGCCCGGCATCGCCGCCGCGTTGCTGGCGACCGTGGCCGGCCTGGCCGTGGCGATTCCCGCGCTGTTCGGCTACAATTACCTGCTCACCCGGGTGAAGGACGTGACCGCCGACATGCAGGTCTTCGTGGACGAGTTCGTCACCAAGGTGGCCGAGTTTTACCCGAAGCGCGCCTCCGAAAAATCCCGCCTCGCCGGCACCGAAAACTGA
- a CDS encoding transporter, whose product MTVQDEGKPYDDINITPMLDLAYVLLVIFILMCTASVAGTKVNLPKSSNTPASLAKPKTKAITVNNEGRVFLDTVPVTLTELEQRLNSQKALTPDFPVVVRGDSLTQYQGVMDVLDVLGRVGISQVGLATKAK is encoded by the coding sequence ATGACCGTCCAGGACGAAGGCAAACCGTACGACGACATCAACATCACGCCCATGCTGGACCTGGCGTATGTGCTGCTCGTCATCTTTATCCTCATGTGCACGGCCTCCGTCGCGGGCACGAAGGTCAATTTGCCGAAGTCGAGCAACACGCCGGCCAGCCTGGCCAAGCCGAAGACGAAGGCGATCACGGTGAACAACGAGGGACGTGTCTTTCTGGATACGGTGCCGGTGACGCTCACCGAACTCGAGCAGCGGCTCAACTCGCAGAAGGCGCTGACACCGGACTTCCCGGTGGTGGTGCGCGGCGACAGCCTCACGCAGTACCAGGGCGTCATGGACGTGCTCGACGTGCTCGGCCGCGTCGGCATCTCGCAGGTCGGCCTGGCGACGAAGGCCAAATAA